The following coding sequences lie in one Clostridia bacterium genomic window:
- a CDS encoding DUF3866 family protein, producing the protein MIVIKQGIVKEIMTEHDNIQVILVDVEGSTNKAINYVNITGRLEKNEKVFLNNTAVSLGLGTGGYDFVLNGQSTNMIKQRYDGHIMKMRYTPIQFSCLTVEEKNHQYNDIFNKFKSLNKMPCIIAPLHSSIAPFAAALKYIKGMNVKISYIMTEGGCLPLSFSNTVRQLKSKGLIDHTITYGNAFGGDFETINIYTALIAAKYIASADVTIIAMGPGIVGSNTRYGHTAVEQAIIIDAATAIGGNTFTIPRIGFSDSRIRHLGISHHSIIVLYELCINPSTVCFPLMKKEKMNYILNQIKKYAIHKKHNIIFRDGSIVKNALKSFELEVTTMGRNFNQEPEFFMSAGSMARLISDII; encoded by the coding sequence ATGATAGTTATAAAACAAGGGATTGTAAAAGAGATAATGACTGAACATGATAATATCCAAGTAATACTAGTGGATGTTGAAGGCAGCACCAATAAAGCTATAAATTATGTCAATATTACAGGTAGACTAGAAAAAAATGAAAAAGTATTTTTAAACAATACGGCTGTATCATTGGGGTTGGGAACAGGCGGCTACGATTTTGTATTAAATGGCCAATCAACAAATATGATAAAACAGAGATATGATGGTCATATAATGAAGATGCGATATACTCCCATACAATTTAGCTGTTTAACTGTAGAAGAAAAAAACCATCAGTACAATGATATTTTTAATAAGTTTAAATCTCTAAACAAGATGCCCTGTATAATAGCCCCACTTCATAGCAGTATTGCACCTTTTGCTGCAGCCTTGAAATACATAAAGGGGATGAATGTAAAGATATCATATATTATGACGGAAGGTGGATGCTTACCATTGAGCTTTAGCAATACTGTAAGACAACTTAAAAGTAAGGGATTGATTGATCATACTATAACCTATGGCAATGCATTTGGCGGCGATTTTGAAACTATTAATATCTATACTGCATTGATAGCTGCAAAATATATAGCCAGTGCAGATGTCACTATTATTGCTATGGGACCGGGTATAGTAGGAAGTAATACTAGATATGGACATACAGCTGTAGAACAAGCAATAATCATTGATGCAGCCACTGCTATAGGAGGGAATACATTTACAATTCCTAGAATAGGCTTTTCAGATTCAAGGATACGCCATTTAGGGATCAGCCACCATTCAATAATAGTACTTTATGAGCTATGCATCAATCCATCAACGGTATGTTTCCCACTTATGAAAAAAGAAAAAATGAATTATATTTTAAATCAAATCAAAAAATATGCTATTCATAAAAAACATAACATTATTTTTCGAGACGGAAGTATAGTAAAGAATGCACTAAAATCATTCGAGCTAGAAGTAACTACTATGGGGCGAAATTTTAACCAAGAGCCCGAATTTTTTATGTCTGCAGGCAGTATGGCTCGGCTGATAAGTGATATAATATAA
- a CDS encoding MetS family NSS transporter small subunit encodes MPISAWIMLLFGCVVLYGGLGYCLNIAIKNGRNKK; translated from the coding sequence ATGCCTATCAGTGCTTGGATAATGCTCTTGTTTGGCTGTGTAGTTCTCTATGGAGGATTAGGATATTGTTTGAATATAGCTATCAAAAATGGAAGAAATAAAAAGTAA
- a CDS encoding copper transporter → MLINLKYYLIFVIVIFLTLGIGILIGLNMNSGEFLESQKTSLVSEIEQEFITLRNQNNYLLSRLNETDCEKNMYYDLSNKLFESYTYKKLTDKNICIIEMDSDWVYTDISELVEKAGAKVTTVITINSYDFDQADIQEFTNSDLGINNIFDKLVLDLCLQLDSQLLNKLDSMNIIDISNIPFYKSEYIIFASGDNAKDQKTIRFIDGMLKAIKNFQVKAVAIEKTDIKNTTMNLFKKQRISTIDNVDEITGNISLIEILAGAKGNFGCKDYADAMMPETLIDLKKLEEEQEN, encoded by the coding sequence ATGCTTATAAACTTGAAATACTATCTTATATTTGTCATAGTAATATTTCTTACCCTAGGAATAGGTATATTGATAGGTTTGAATATGAACAGCGGGGAATTCTTAGAATCACAAAAAACGAGTCTTGTGAGCGAAATAGAGCAGGAATTTATCACCTTGAGAAATCAAAATAATTATCTGCTTTCACGTTTAAATGAAACTGACTGTGAAAAAAACATGTATTATGATTTAAGTAATAAGTTGTTTGAAAGTTATACATACAAAAAACTGACAGATAAAAATATTTGTATTATAGAAATGGATAGTGATTGGGTATATACAGATATTTCAGAACTCGTAGAAAAAGCAGGGGCAAAAGTTACTACAGTTATAACTATAAATTCATATGATTTTGATCAAGCAGATATCCAGGAGTTTACAAACTCTGATCTTGGAATAAATAATATATTTGATAAATTGGTATTAGACTTATGTTTGCAACTGGATAGCCAGCTGTTGAACAAATTGGATTCTATGAATATTATAGATATTTCAAATATTCCTTTTTATAAAAGTGAATATATAATTTTTGCAAGCGGTGATAATGCTAAAGACCAAAAGACAATAAGATTTATAGATGGTATGCTAAAAGCTATAAAAAACTTCCAAGTAAAAGCTGTTGCTATTGAAAAGACTGATATTAAAAATACAACTATGAATCTATTCAAAAAACAAAGAATTTCCACAATTGATAATGTAGATGAGATAACTGGCAATATTTCACTTATAGAAATTTTAGCCGGTGCTAAAGGAAATTTTGGATGCAAAGATTATGCAGATGCTATGATGCCGGAAACATTGATTGACTTAAAAAAACTTGAGGAGGAGCAGGAAAATTGA
- the spoIIM gene encoding stage II sporulation protein M encodes MSRLKTFIVEHISNHLMIYIIVFFCFVAGISAGAYTVGSISSEQKEELSDFLKSSSTILDDDSLDNNIIFKRSLINNFQSLGLIWILGITIIGIPAILIVVGIKGFIIGFTVGFLINQMNFKGIVFVLLSILPQNIIFVPATIVMGVMAISYSLFILRIKKKGKWVDKQLLKRQFLLYILVFFILSIIFLLGCIMESYIAPFLIKWMSF; translated from the coding sequence ATGTCTCGTTTAAAAACCTTTATAGTAGAACACATAAGCAATCATTTAATGATATATATCATAGTATTTTTCTGCTTTGTTGCAGGCATATCTGCTGGTGCCTATACAGTAGGTTCTATCAGCAGTGAGCAAAAAGAAGAACTTTCAGATTTCCTTAAAAGTTCTAGTACAATATTGGATGATGACAGCCTGGATAATAATATTATTTTCAAACGTTCTTTAATCAATAACTTTCAGTCTCTGGGATTGATATGGATTTTAGGCATAACAATCATTGGGATACCGGCTATATTGATAGTGGTAGGAATAAAAGGCTTTATTATAGGATTTACTGTAGGTTTTTTAATCAATCAGATGAATTTTAAAGGGATTGTATTTGTTCTTTTATCAATACTTCCTCAAAATATTATATTTGTTCCTGCTACAATAGTCATGGGAGTAATGGCAATAAGCTATTCTTTATTTATTTTGCGTATTAAGAAGAAGGGAAAATGGGTGGATAAACAATTATTAAAACGCCAATTTTTATTATATATATTAGTGTTTTTTATTTTATCTATAATCTTTCTTTTAGGTTGTATTATGGAATCTTATATCGCTCCGTTTTTGATAAAATGGATGTCTTTTTAA
- a CDS encoding pyrimidine-nucleoside phosphorylase: protein MRMYDIILNKREGKKLTTKEIEYFVDNYIKGAIPDYQAASLLMAIFLNGLSKKETIDLTYSMAKSGEIIDLSCIQGVKVDKHSTGGVGDKTTLIVGPIVASCGIPFAKMSGRSLGHTGGTIDKLESIDGFKVNLSKEDFIKNVNKNKISIISQSQDIAPADKKLYALRDVTATVDSLPLIASSIMSKKLASGSDAILLDVKVGNGAFMKKLDEAIELAEIMVEIGQANGKPTIALITDMNQPLGKAIGNSVEVAEAIDTLVGEGPDDLNRLCTIISAYMLLLSGVSKSLTEAKIMVKNAVKQGSAIKKFEQFVCSQGGHIDIDNFRAQSADHIVPIISNKSGYIHTIDTYGIGMSVKSLGAGRDKKEDPINYSVGLVLNKKVGDCIKQGDILGNVYSNDKAKAENAINSIINCIRIDNIKPVPTKLIYGLVDEHGYKVIE from the coding sequence ATGAGAATGTATGATATTATTCTAAATAAAAGAGAAGGAAAAAAACTAACTACAAAAGAGATTGAATATTTTGTTGACAACTATATAAAAGGAGCTATACCTGACTATCAAGCTGCCTCTTTGTTGATGGCCATATTTCTAAACGGGCTCAGCAAAAAAGAAACTATAGACTTAACATATTCAATGGCTAAATCAGGGGAAATAATTGATTTATCATGTATACAAGGTGTGAAGGTGGATAAACACAGTACAGGTGGCGTGGGAGACAAGACTACCCTTATAGTAGGCCCTATAGTTGCCTCCTGTGGTATCCCTTTTGCAAAGATGTCAGGCAGAAGTTTGGGACATACAGGTGGTACTATAGATAAGCTTGAATCAATAGATGGATTTAAGGTGAATTTATCCAAAGAAGACTTTATCAAAAATGTAAATAAAAATAAAATCAGCATAATAAGCCAAAGTCAGGATATAGCACCTGCTGACAAAAAATTATATGCTTTGAGGGATGTTACCGCTACAGTTGATAGCCTACCTTTGATTGCTAGCAGTATAATGAGCAAAAAGCTAGCATCTGGTTCAGATGCTATATTGTTGGACGTAAAAGTAGGTAACGGAGCTTTTATGAAAAAGCTTGATGAGGCGATAGAACTTGCAGAAATAATGGTAGAGATAGGCCAAGCTAACGGAAAACCCACAATAGCATTGATTACAGATATGAACCAGCCCCTTGGCAAAGCTATCGGCAATTCTGTTGAAGTGGCAGAAGCAATAGATACCCTGGTTGGAGAGGGACCTGATGATTTAAACAGGTTATGTACCATAATCAGTGCATACATGCTTTTATTATCAGGTGTTTCAAAGAGCCTTACAGAGGCAAAGATAATGGTAAAAAACGCAGTAAAACAAGGAAGTGCTATAAAAAAATTCGAACAGTTTGTTTGTTCTCAAGGAGGCCATATTGACATAGATAATTTTCGCGCCCAATCAGCTGATCACATAGTGCCAATAATATCAAATAAAAGTGGTTATATACATACCATTGATACATATGGAATAGGAATGAGTGTAAAAAGTTTAGGTGCAGGCAGGGATAAAAAGGAAGATCCTATAAATTACTCAGTTGGTTTGGTTTTAAATAAAAAGGTAGGCGATTGTATAAAACAAGGAGATATATTAGGAAATGTATACTCAAACGACAAAGCCAAGGCAGAAAATGCGATAAATTCAATTATCAATTGCATAAGAATAGATAATATTAAGCCAGTACCTACCAAATTAATTTATGGTTTGGTAGATGAACACGGATATAAAGTAATTGAATAA
- a CDS encoding NUDIX hydrolase, with protein MELYEKTIDSKKIFDGKIIKLKVDTVLLPDGKKSTREIVNHPGAVAILPLTDKNELIMVKQYRKPIERVLLEVPAGKLDEDELPEECAERELEEETGLTAEKLINLSSIYTTPGFSDEVIHLFIATGLKKGRANSDDDEFLEVVKIPFNKVMEMIEQNLIMDSKTINCILLARHYLPGNNF; from the coding sequence ATGGAACTATATGAGAAAACAATAGATTCAAAAAAGATATTTGATGGGAAAATCATAAAGCTGAAGGTAGATACAGTATTATTGCCGGATGGTAAAAAATCAACTAGAGAGATAGTTAACCATCCTGGTGCAGTAGCTATCTTGCCGTTAACTGATAAAAATGAATTGATAATGGTAAAGCAATACAGAAAACCTATAGAAAGAGTACTTTTGGAGGTCCCGGCAGGAAAACTTGATGAAGATGAGCTTCCAGAAGAATGTGCAGAAAGAGAATTGGAAGAGGAGACAGGATTAACCGCCGAAAAACTGATAAATCTTTCAAGTATTTATACTACTCCAGGATTTTCAGATGAGGTAATTCATTTATTTATTGCAACAGGTCTAAAAAAAGGAAGGGCAAATTCTGATGATGATGAATTCTTGGAGGTTGTAAAAATTCCATTTAATAAAGTAATGGAGATGATAGAACAAAACCTGATAATGGATAGTAAAACTATTAATTGCATACTATTAGCAAGGCATTATTTACCAGGCAATAACTTTTAA
- a CDS encoding glycosyltransferase family 2 protein produces the protein MGNKKLGVIIPAYNEQNHIEDTLHAIFSLKIMDEVIVIDDGSKDNTYALSRQTGARTIRTKENKGKGDAIKKGLEIVDSDIIIFLDADIGQSAKEIEKLVYPLINNDADVTIASFPKNKGGGFGIVKSAARYYVKKYTGKEFNDVLSGQRAFKKEVINDIKMIDTGFGLELGMTIELIKKGYRVLSVDVDMYHDITKKDIRGFIHRFRQFFDINRFIFKNKNMLKKLERE, from the coding sequence ATAGGAAATAAAAAATTGGGAGTTATAATTCCTGCATACAATGAACAGAATCATATAGAAGATACATTGCATGCAATATTTTCGCTGAAAATTATGGATGAAGTAATAGTCATAGATGACGGTTCTAAAGATAATACTTATGCATTAAGCAGACAAACTGGTGCAAGGACTATCAGAACAAAAGAAAACAAGGGAAAAGGAGATGCAATAAAAAAGGGTCTGGAGATAGTTGACTCAGATATTATAATTTTTTTGGATGCAGATATAGGCCAAAGTGCAAAAGAAATAGAAAAATTGGTTTATCCCCTAATTAATAATGATGCAGATGTGACTATAGCAAGTTTTCCTAAAAATAAGGGTGGTGGTTTTGGTATAGTTAAAAGTGCTGCAAGATACTATGTAAAAAAATATACAGGTAAAGAATTTAATGATGTATTGTCTGGACAAAGGGCATTCAAAAAAGAAGTAATAAACGATATTAAAATGATAGATACGGGATTTGGACTTGAATTGGGAATGACTATAGAACTCATAAAAAAAGGATATAGAGTTTTATCTGTAGATGTTGATATGTATCATGATATTACTAAAAAAGATATAAGAGGTTTTATTCATAGATTTAGACAGTTTTTTGATATAAACAGATTTATTTTCAAAAATAAAAACATGCTAAAGAAACTTGAAAGGGAGTAA
- a CDS encoding sodium-dependent transporter, with product MADLNQKARDQWGSKVGFILAAIGSAIGLGNIWRFSYMAYANGGGAFLIPYFFALLTAGIPLLILEFGFGHKMRGSAPLSFARFDKKWEWLGWFSSIISFAIVVYYVVIVAWGVSYFAYSFNLGWGENPETFFYNSYLGITDISEGFVFGGFSLNVLIPIIIVWVLNYVIVMSGVKSGIEKASKIFMPILAIICVIIVIRGITLEGSIEGIKHYLTPNFAALKDYKVWMAAYGQIFFTLSLGMAIMITYSSYLPKKTDIVNSAFITSFANCGFSFLLGLGVFGILGYMAGQLGVPIDEVAKSGIGLAFIVFPKAISLMPMAEFVGIVFFLCLILAGLSSSISLVEAFTSSLIDKFEMPRRKAVTIVSGLGLLISMIFATGSGLYILDIVDNFLNNFGLVAVGMLEAIVLGYMMKAQVIKDHVNSISDFRVGKWWDVSIKFITPLILLYMFVQKIRDEIIAPYGAPDYSRGLVAVLGYAVIIAIIVLSFVFSNVKWRDEATYVSQGNAREVK from the coding sequence ATGGCTGATTTAAATCAAAAGGCCCGTGACCAATGGGGCAGCAAGGTTGGTTTTATACTTGCAGCCATAGGATCGGCAATTGGGCTGGGAAACATATGGCGGTTTAGCTATATGGCTTATGCTAATGGTGGTGGTGCATTTCTTATACCTTACTTTTTTGCACTGCTGACGGCAGGCATTCCTTTGTTGATTTTAGAATTTGGGTTTGGACATAAGATGCGTGGATCGGCACCTTTATCATTTGCTAGATTCGATAAAAAGTGGGAATGGCTAGGATGGTTTTCTTCTATTATTTCTTTTGCTATTGTTGTTTATTATGTGGTTATTGTTGCATGGGGTGTCAGTTATTTTGCTTATTCATTTAATTTAGGCTGGGGAGAAAATCCTGAAACATTTTTTTATAATTCATATCTAGGTATAACAGATATATCAGAAGGATTTGTATTCGGAGGATTTAGCTTAAATGTGCTTATACCTATAATAATAGTTTGGGTTTTAAATTATGTGATTGTTATGAGTGGGGTAAAATCGGGAATAGAAAAGGCAAGCAAAATATTCATGCCAATACTTGCAATAATTTGTGTGATAATCGTTATAAGAGGTATAACCCTTGAAGGTTCAATAGAAGGGATCAAGCATTATTTAACTCCGAATTTTGCTGCATTAAAGGATTACAAGGTTTGGATGGCAGCTTATGGCCAGATATTTTTTACTCTGTCACTAGGCATGGCTATTATGATAACTTATTCAAGCTATCTTCCTAAGAAGACTGATATCGTAAACAGTGCATTTATAACCAGCTTTGCGAATTGCGGGTTTAGTTTCTTATTGGGACTTGGAGTATTCGGTATATTAGGTTATATGGCTGGTCAGCTAGGGGTGCCGATAGATGAAGTTGCAAAGAGTGGAATTGGACTTGCTTTTATTGTGTTTCCAAAAGCGATAAGTCTTATGCCCATGGCTGAATTTGTCGGGATAGTATTCTTCCTTTGTCTGATATTGGCAGGTCTTTCTTCCAGTATATCTTTGGTGGAAGCTTTTACCTCTTCTTTGATAGATAAATTTGAAATGCCTAGGAGAAAGGCTGTTACAATTGTAAGCGGACTAGGGCTATTGATAAGCATGATCTTTGCAACAGGTAGTGGCTTATATATACTGGATATAGTAGACAATTTCTTGAATAATTTTGGACTTGTTGCTGTTGGGATGCTAGAAGCGATAGTTTTAGGATACATGATGAAGGCACAGGTGATCAAAGATCATGTAAATTCTATATCTGATTTCAGGGTAGGTAAATGGTGGGACGTATCTATTAAATTTATCACTCCTTTGATATTATTATATATGTTTGTGCAAAAAATAAGAGATGAGATAATTGCACCTTACGGTGCTCCCGATTATTCCAGAGGGCTTGTTGCAGTATTAGGATATGCTGTAATAATTGCAATAATTGTGCTTTCATTTGTTTTTTCAAATGTAAAGTGGAGAGACGAGGCAACTTATGTTTCTCAAGGGAATGCTCGGGAGGTGAAGTAA
- the xerD gene encoding site-specific tyrosine recombinase XerD codes for MHSFIEEFEEHLKNDKQLSDNTLDSYSRDIKQFFDFLCENNLTNVLDANKTTIISYVLQLQKNKQAASTISRKISTIRVFFKFLNEKRYIDSDPCGNLPVPKIEKKPPEVLTKKEVELLLDQPKCVDAKGIRDKAMLELLYATGIRVSELVELKMDQLNLNLGYIKCINRNKERVIPVGSVSLKYMKLYLEQSRDKLNKNNEIDNIFLNCQGGQLSRQGFWKIVKYYTKKANIKKTITPHTLRHSFAIHLLNNGADLESVQKMLGHSDISTTQIYTQVTDSDIKRVYKNAHPRA; via the coding sequence ATGCATAGTTTTATTGAAGAGTTCGAAGAGCATTTAAAAAATGATAAACAACTTTCTGATAATACTCTTGACTCGTATAGCAGGGACATAAAACAATTTTTTGATTTTTTATGTGAAAATAATTTAACAAATGTATTAGATGCAAATAAAACCACCATAATTTCGTATGTACTGCAACTACAAAAGAACAAACAGGCTGCTTCTACAATATCAAGAAAGATATCGACTATAAGGGTATTCTTCAAATTTTTGAATGAAAAAAGGTATATTGACTCTGATCCCTGTGGCAATTTACCGGTGCCTAAAATAGAGAAAAAACCTCCTGAAGTTTTAACCAAAAAAGAGGTAGAATTACTGTTAGATCAACCTAAATGTGTTGATGCAAAGGGTATTAGGGACAAAGCTATGTTAGAGTTATTATATGCTACCGGAATAAGAGTATCAGAGCTAGTGGAATTGAAGATGGATCAATTAAATTTAAATCTGGGATACATAAAATGCATAAATCGCAACAAAGAAAGGGTAATTCCCGTAGGATCGGTATCTTTGAAATACATGAAACTTTATTTAGAACAATCAAGGGACAAGCTGAACAAAAATAATGAAATTGATAATATCTTTTTAAACTGCCAGGGAGGACAGCTTTCACGGCAGGGTTTCTGGAAAATAGTTAAATATTATACCAAGAAAGCGAATATAAAAAAAACAATAACACCCCATACATTGAGACATTCATTTGCAATACATCTTTTAAATAATGGTGCTGATCTAGAATCAGTACAAAAGATGCTTGGACATTCTGATATATCAACTACTCAGATATACACCCAAGTAACTGATAGCGATATTAAAAGAGTATATAAAAACGCACATCCAAGGGCATGA
- a CDS encoding purine-nucleoside phosphorylase — protein sequence MREMYDRAYNYIKQRIDKPPKVAIILGSGLGELSRQTKSDVTIDFSDIPGFAKATVEGHKGQFIFGELYDKYLMVMNGRLHYYEGHSMKDITFPIRLMRKLGIKIVIITNAAGGINRAFKPGDLMIIKDHINLMGTNPLLGKNMDQFGPRFPDLCNTYDRELISMAKKCADKIGLNIKSGIYAAMSGPSYETPAEIKMLSCIGADAVGMSTVPEVIVCAHCGIKVLGISCITNMAAGILDKPLSHQEVLDTADRAKDDFIGLIKAVVNNLDIRY from the coding sequence ATGAGAGAAATGTATGACAGGGCTTACAATTATATCAAACAAAGGATTGACAAACCCCCTAAAGTAGCCATTATATTAGGTTCAGGTCTGGGGGAACTGTCCAGGCAAACAAAATCTGATGTGACTATTGATTTTAGTGATATACCCGGCTTTGCAAAAGCAACTGTAGAAGGACATAAAGGCCAGTTTATTTTTGGGGAATTATATGATAAATATCTTATGGTAATGAACGGAAGATTGCATTATTATGAAGGGCATAGCATGAAAGATATAACTTTTCCCATAAGACTAATGAGAAAATTGGGCATTAAAATCGTCATAATAACCAATGCCGCAGGAGGGATAAACAGAGCATTTAAGCCGGGAGATCTGATGATAATCAAGGATCATATAAATTTAATGGGAACCAACCCCTTGCTAGGTAAAAACATGGATCAGTTTGGTCCAAGATTTCCCGATCTTTGCAACACATATGATAGAGAACTTATATCTATGGCAAAAAAATGTGCAGACAAAATCGGCCTAAATATAAAAAGTGGTATATATGCTGCAATGAGCGGGCCAAGCTATGAAACACCGGCAGAAATAAAGATGCTGTCTTGTATAGGGGCAGACGCAGTAGGTATGTCCACGGTTCCGGAAGTAATTGTTTGTGCACACTGTGGAATAAAAGTTTTGGGTATTTCATGCATTACAAATATGGCTGCAGGGATATTGGATAAACCTTTAAGTCACCAAGAAGTTTTAGATACTGCTGATCGTGCGAAAGATGATTTCATCGGTCTTATAAAGGCCGTTGTAAATAACCTAGATATTAGATATTAG
- a CDS encoding phosphopentomutase, producing the protein MKRVILIVLDSLGIGELPDAYLYGDAGSNTLKNIIKKRGYLNIDNMSKLGISNIEGIDYLPEEKNPAGFFGRCKEKSAGKDTTTGHWEIAGIIVDKPFPTYPEGFPNEIIETFIQQTGYKILGNKPASGTQIIEELGQEHIKTGYPIIYTSADSVFQIAAHEQVINIDELYNICSTARNILVGKHGVARVIARPFIGEPGSFIRTNRRKDFSLSPPSPTMLDFIKESDKKVVGVGKIEDIFNKKGITEAVHSKDNSDGIDKTIEYIKMNFEGLIFTNLVDFDMKYGHRNDVEGYARAIEEFDRKLPKIINNMNDDDILILTSDHGCDPTTDSTDHSREYSFLLGYGHKIKKGVDLKTRNTFSDIGQTICSLLGVKKLSVGESFANMILPSLK; encoded by the coding sequence ATTAAACGTGTAATTTTGATTGTTCTTGATAGTTTAGGAATAGGTGAATTGCCTGATGCATATCTTTATGGAGATGCTGGAAGCAATACTTTGAAAAACATTATAAAAAAACGTGGATATTTAAATATAGATAATATGTCTAAATTAGGTATTTCAAATATAGAAGGGATAGATTATCTTCCAGAAGAAAAAAATCCTGCTGGATTTTTTGGAAGATGTAAGGAAAAGTCTGCAGGTAAAGATACTACAACTGGACATTGGGAGATTGCGGGGATAATAGTGGATAAACCATTTCCAACATACCCTGAAGGATTTCCAAATGAAATCATAGAGACATTCATCCAACAGACAGGTTATAAAATATTGGGCAATAAACCTGCTTCTGGCACTCAAATAATAGAGGAACTGGGCCAGGAGCATATTAAAACAGGGTATCCTATCATTTATACCTCTGCCGATAGCGTATTTCAGATTGCAGCACATGAGCAGGTAATAAATATTGATGAATTATATAACATCTGCAGCACTGCCAGAAATATTCTTGTTGGGAAACATGGTGTGGCCCGAGTTATAGCACGGCCATTTATAGGAGAACCCGGCAGCTTTATTAGAACTAATAGAAGAAAAGATTTCTCTCTGTCGCCTCCTTCGCCTACAATGCTTGATTTTATCAAAGAATCTGATAAAAAAGTTGTCGGGGTAGGCAAAATAGAGGATATATTTAATAAAAAAGGGATAACTGAAGCTGTGCATAGTAAAGATAATTCAGATGGAATAGATAAGACAATAGAATATATAAAAATGAATTTTGAAGGGCTTATATTTACAAACTTGGTTGACTTTGATATGAAGTATGGACATAGAAATGATGTGGAGGGTTATGCTCGGGCGATAGAAGAGTTTGATAGAAAATTGCCCAAGATAATAAATAATATGAATGATGATGATATTCTTATATTAACCAGCGATCATGGCTGTGATCCTACAACTGATAGTACAGACCACTCAAGAGAGTATTCTTTTTTGTTGGGATATGGACATAAAATCAAAAAGGGCGTAGATTTAAAAACTCGAAACACTTTTTCCGATATAGGACAGACTATTTGTTCCCTTCTAGGTGTTAAAAAGCTTTCTGTAGGAGAAAGCTTTGCAAATATGATATTACCGTCCTTAAAATAA